In one Cytobacillus sp. IB215665 genomic region, the following are encoded:
- a CDS encoding NUDIX hydrolase, producing the protein MIDRVNILAFVYTINPLPSFLLLKRVLNKGGYWQPVSGGIEINEQPIQDVKRELHEETGITNVTNIINLDYSYEFETITRDVKMSMMDISFGVEVPQIQPVYLSKEHELYKWCSKAEVKKYLEWKYSILAFEKLCDVTNN; encoded by the coding sequence TTGATTGATAGAGTTAATATTTTGGCTTTTGTTTATACAATTAATCCATTACCTTCTTTTTTGCTTTTAAAAAGAGTTTTAAATAAAGGAGGGTATTGGCAACCAGTAAGTGGTGGGATAGAGATAAATGAACAACCAATTCAAGATGTAAAGAGAGAATTACATGAAGAAACTGGAATAACAAATGTAACTAATATTATTAATTTGGATTACTCATATGAATTTGAAACAATTACAAGAGATGTTAAGATGAGCATGATGGACATTAGCTTTGGAGTTGAAGTTCCTCAAATACAACCTGTATATTTATCAAAGGAACATGAATTATATAAGTGGTGTTCAAAAGCAGAAGTAAAGAAATATTTGGAATGGAAATATAGTATTTTGGCTTTCGAAAAGTTATGTGATGTTACAAATAACTAA
- a CDS encoding NAD(P)-binding oxidoreductase, giving the protein MRVLVLGASGATGKQVVTQLINRQINTRILIRNSATLPKDIKEHPLVEIKKGNINDLNDSEMNNLLLNCNVIISCLGHNPTLKGMFGKPRSLVFNAIKKISDTVKDKKVKLILMSTAGYTNTLSREKNSLGEKLILSLLYWFLPPHRDNVRAANYLIRNIGEEDENIDWIAVRPDTLVNNDEESSYEVCEFPIRSPIFNAGKTSRINVSHFMAELVTDDTIWKKWAFKTPVIYNK; this is encoded by the coding sequence ATGAGAGTTTTAGTTCTTGGGGCAAGTGGAGCTACCGGCAAACAAGTCGTCACACAATTAATCAACAGACAAATCAACACACGGATTCTTATCAGAAATAGTGCAACTCTTCCTAAAGACATTAAAGAACATCCTTTAGTGGAAATCAAGAAGGGTAATATTAACGACTTAAATGACTCTGAGATGAATAACCTCCTACTTAATTGTAATGTCATTATCTCCTGTCTTGGTCACAACCCTACACTCAAAGGGATGTTTGGTAAACCTCGTTCTTTAGTATTTAATGCAATAAAAAAAATTAGTGACACAGTTAAAGACAAAAAAGTAAAACTCATACTTATGAGTACAGCAGGTTATACGAATACATTATCTAGAGAAAAAAATTCTTTAGGAGAAAAACTCATCCTTTCACTACTATATTGGTTCCTTCCTCCTCATCGAGATAATGTCAGGGCTGCTAATTATTTGATTAGAAATATTGGTGAAGAAGATGAAAATATTGATTGGATTGCTGTACGACCGGATACATTAGTCAATAATGATGAAGAAAGTTCATATGAAGTTTGTGAATTTCCTATAAGAAGCCCAATATTTAATGCTGGTAAAACTAGCAGAATAAATGTAAGTCATTTTATGGCTGAACTAGTAACAGATGATACAATATGGAAAAAATGGGCATTTAAAACTCCGGTCATTTATAATAAATAG
- a CDS encoding site-2 protease family protein, producing MDGYIQFAVIFLLFITLILPFTTFIHELGHALPALLISKDPVEIRLGKSDKGTRITFGRLTINIQPLSGWIGFAFFHIPKHKSMSVHHALVLLSGPLFSFILSLFCYVLYTFLDFNSISSFLIKSIMHASLGQFILTILPIKYPSFLWGYGGMPSDGYRVMKLLMNRG from the coding sequence ATGGATGGTTATATACAATTTGCAGTCATTTTCTTATTATTTATCACGCTTATACTTCCGTTTACAACATTCATTCACGAACTTGGTCATGCACTTCCAGCTTTATTAATAAGTAAGGATCCTGTAGAAATAAGATTAGGGAAATCCGATAAAGGTACTAGGATTACTTTTGGTAGACTAACAATTAACATTCAGCCATTAAGTGGTTGGATTGGATTTGCCTTTTTTCATATTCCAAAACATAAAAGTATGAGTGTTCACCATGCTTTAGTCTTATTATCAGGTCCATTATTCTCATTTATTTTAAGCTTATTTTGTTATGTGTTATATACATTTCTAGACTTTAATTCGATAAGTAGTTTTCTTATTAAATCCATTATGCATGCATCTCTCGGACAATTCATTTTAACAATCCTCCCAATAAAATATCCATCATTTTTATGGGGATACGGAGGTATGCCCAGTGATGGATACAGAGTAATGAAACTATTAATGAATCGTGGATAA
- a CDS encoding alpha/beta hydrolase: MIKSKTPRFRDEQGNLVKDSIASLEKMMIGGVDQYVLMRGRSKNAPILLFLHGGPGSAQIGFAPKLQKKLEESFVVVNWDQRGAGKSYSADITRETMNINQFTTDVYELIMTLLSRFNQEKVYLVGHSWGSFLGIITAYKYPELIHAYIGVGQIVNMEEGENVSYQFTLDKAKETNNIKAINQLENIGEPPFENLMELRIQRKWLEKFGGTVHKSTFPKLALKSFTLREYTMLDWVRTIKDGILFSLNNLWEELLEVDMYNLALKFEIPMYFCVGRYDYQTPHELVQEYYHSIEAPKKELVWFENSAHSPNFEEPNKFYDVCLSAVQ; the protein is encoded by the coding sequence ATGATTAAAAGTAAAACACCTAGATTTAGAGATGAACAGGGAAATTTGGTGAAGGATAGTATTGCTTCATTAGAAAAAATGATGATCGGTGGGGTGGATCAGTATGTTCTCATGAGGGGGAGAAGTAAAAATGCTCCCATATTACTGTTCTTACATGGGGGTCCAGGTTCAGCTCAAATAGGATTTGCACCAAAGTTACAAAAAAAGCTTGAGGAAAGTTTTGTTGTTGTGAATTGGGATCAAAGAGGAGCTGGTAAATCATATTCAGCTGATATTACTAGGGAAACAATGAATATTAATCAATTCACTACTGATGTTTATGAATTGATTATGACTCTTCTGAGTCGCTTCAATCAAGAAAAAGTATACTTAGTCGGACATTCTTGGGGAAGTTTTTTAGGTATCATAACAGCTTATAAGTATCCTGAACTTATACATGCATACATTGGGGTAGGTCAGATAGTTAACATGGAGGAGGGTGAGAATGTTTCTTATCAATTCACGCTTGATAAAGCAAAAGAAACAAATAACATAAAAGCAATTAATCAATTAGAAAACATAGGTGAGCCACCATTTGAAAATTTAATGGAACTTCGTATACAAAGAAAGTGGTTAGAAAAATTTGGAGGAACAGTGCATAAGAGCACATTTCCAAAATTAGCGCTCAAGTCGTTCACATTACGAGAATATACAATGCTAGATTGGGTTAGGACTATTAAAGATGGTATTCTATTTTCCTTGAATAATCTTTGGGAAGAGTTACTGGAAGTAGATATGTATAATCTTGCATTAAAGTTTGAAATTCCTATGTATTTCTGCGTTGGGCGTTACGATTATCAAACTCCGCACGAACTTGTTCAAGAATATTATCATTCGATTGAGGCACCAAAAAAAGAGCTAGTTTGGTTTGAAAACTCTGCTCATTCTCCTAATTTTGAAGAGCCTAACAAGTTCTATGATGTATGCTTATCAGCAGTTCAATAG
- a CDS encoding MarR family transcriptional regulator: MTPSEIHAVDAIGIEGEILMSELARRLEVTKGAVTQVISRLESKKLVFRSPHYKDSRAVLISLTERGKVAFQEHEKLHEQFYERIREELDQKEIAIFERCIRIFTDLLKEDKG, translated from the coding sequence TTGACACCGAGTGAAATTCATGCCGTTGATGCGATTGGAATTGAAGGTGAGATTCTAATGAGTGAACTTGCTAGGCGACTGGAGGTAACGAAAGGAGCCGTAACACAAGTTATTAGTCGTTTAGAAAGCAAGAAACTGGTTTTTCGTTCTCCACACTATAAAGATTCTCGAGCCGTACTCATTTCATTAACGGAGAGGGGGAAAGTGGCTTTTCAAGAGCATGAGAAGCTTCACGAGCAATTTTACGAAAGAATTAGAGAAGAATTAGACCAGAAAGAAATTGCAATTTTTGAAAGATGTATAAGAATATTTACTGATTTATTAAAAGAAGATAAAGGATAA
- a CDS encoding saccharopine dehydrogenase NADP-binding domain-containing protein produces the protein MKDKILVIGGYGQVGKIVCEILGRNLPGKVIAAGRNLRKAEEFCQTTNGKVIPFELDISKPVPLELLRKVRLVVMCLDQRNLDFVRTCFDHNIHYVDISANYMFLSSVKRLHAEAEKRNICAVLSVGLAPGLTNLLASFAKNSLDYTEAIDIYIMLGLGDYHGKAAIEWTVNKLSNTYKINTGSDKTQIETFSGGKETSFGKNLGKRKGFYFNFSDQHTLPDTLKVPNVVTRVCFDSRIITSMFALLKRARLFKLLKYQSIRKLMVWLLTNIRIGKDTYAVKVDTFGEYNGKKVVAECGIEGKKESLITAKVAAQVAENLYSVQHQKGVYHIEELYHIHSIYTDLPAPEVIITNV, from the coding sequence ATGAAGGATAAAATTCTTGTTATTGGTGGGTATGGACAGGTTGGAAAAATAGTTTGTGAGATTCTTGGGAGGAACTTACCTGGAAAAGTTATTGCAGCTGGAAGAAATTTAAGGAAAGCAGAAGAGTTTTGTCAAACAACAAATGGTAAGGTAATACCATTTGAATTAGATATTTCAAAGCCTGTTCCCTTGGAGCTATTAAGGAAAGTGAGACTTGTAGTAATGTGCTTAGATCAGAGGAACTTAGACTTTGTTCGTACTTGCTTTGATCATAATATTCATTATGTTGATATTTCTGCAAACTACATGTTTTTATCCAGTGTTAAAAGATTACATGCTGAAGCAGAAAAAAGAAATATATGCGCAGTTTTGAGTGTGGGGTTAGCACCTGGACTGACCAATTTATTAGCCTCTTTTGCCAAAAACTCCCTTGATTATACTGAAGCGATTGATATTTATATTATGCTAGGACTAGGAGATTATCATGGCAAAGCAGCCATTGAGTGGACAGTAAATAAATTAAGTAACACGTATAAAATTAATACGGGTAGTGATAAAACTCAAATAGAAACTTTTAGTGGGGGAAAGGAAACTTCATTTGGTAAAAATCTTGGAAAGCGAAAGGGGTTTTATTTCAATTTTTCAGACCAACATACGCTACCGGACACATTAAAAGTTCCTAATGTTGTTACTCGTGTGTGCTTTGATTCACGTATCATTACTAGCATGTTTGCATTGTTAAAAAGGGCTAGGCTATTTAAACTATTAAAATATCAATCTATTCGAAAGTTGATGGTGTGGTTGTTAACTAACATTAGGATCGGAAAAGATACGTATGCAGTGAAAGTGGACACTTTTGGGGAATATAACGGTAAAAAGGTAGTTGCTGAATGTGGGATTGAAGGAAAGAAAGAATCTTTGATTACTGCTAAAGTAGCAGCCCAAGTTGCAGAAAACCTATACAGTGTTCAACATCAGAAGGGGGTCTATCATATAGAAGAGTTATATCATATACATTCGATCTATACCGATTTGCCAGCTCCAGAAGTTATTATAACGAATGTCTGA
- a CDS encoding iron-containing alcohol dehydrogenase, producing MTLSYNQYMQRTAIHSGSGTRAMIPDLFQNMQAKRVVLFSDKGLKQAGIVDKITELFSLTSYGTGPELVGVYLDIVQDAGSECVNAATRFAREVNADALLAVGGGSVLDTVKGVKYALFKGLTDIKTAIPGGLLIESWPEATHMTIPHISVPTTAGTGSEVSPIAVIYNEELRLKTTMINPFINADMAVLDPDLTTGLPAFITAFTGFDALTHAIEALASPNATSFTDANALHTIRLIEKHLPTVVENGQDLEARLEMLQASTMGITAFSYSLNAIPVHNLAHAYGALFRIPHGLANAVFLPIVIESLPDLYLPKIIEFAQALQIETSGKDRQVLLKEVVQKIRDLQMKVGLPADFADYGIEEDYLEAAGMAVAMDPAALTFSIPPEIIEQIGLKVIGARTNVSST from the coding sequence ATGACATTATCATATAACCAATATATGCAGAGAACTGCTATTCATAGTGGATCAGGTACACGAGCTATGATTCCAGATTTATTTCAAAACATGCAAGCAAAAAGAGTTGTTTTATTCAGTGATAAAGGGCTGAAGCAAGCTGGGATTGTCGACAAAATAACAGAATTGTTTTCATTAACTTCATACGGAACGGGACCTGAATTAGTTGGTGTTTATTTAGATATTGTTCAAGATGCTGGTAGTGAATGTGTCAATGCGGCAACACGTTTTGCAAGAGAAGTAAATGCTGATGCACTTCTTGCCGTAGGTGGGGGCAGTGTTTTAGATACGGTTAAAGGTGTGAAATATGCATTATTTAAGGGGTTAACCGATATAAAAACTGCAATTCCAGGAGGGCTTTTAATTGAAAGTTGGCCAGAAGCCACTCATATGACAATACCACATATTTCTGTACCTACAACAGCAGGAACTGGTTCAGAGGTTTCACCTATTGCTGTCATATATAATGAAGAACTTAGATTGAAAACGACGATGATTAACCCATTTATCAATGCTGATATGGCGGTTCTTGATCCAGACTTGACGACAGGACTTCCAGCTTTCATTACAGCATTTACAGGATTTGATGCACTGACTCATGCCATAGAAGCATTGGCATCGCCGAATGCCACTTCTTTTACTGATGCAAATGCCTTGCACACAATTCGTTTAATAGAAAAACATTTGCCAACCGTTGTTGAAAATGGTCAAGATTTAGAAGCTCGATTAGAAATGCTTCAAGCAAGTACGATGGGGATTACCGCATTCAGCTATTCTTTAAACGCGATACCTGTCCATAATTTAGCTCATGCCTACGGTGCTTTGTTTAGAATTCCACATGGACTTGCTAATGCTGTATTTCTTCCAATTGTTATTGAATCATTACCTGACTTGTACTTACCGAAAATTATTGAATTTGCTCAGGCCTTACAAATAGAAACATCTGGAAAGGATCGACAAGTTCTCCTTAAAGAGGTAGTACAGAAAATTAGAGATTTACAGATGAAAGTTGGATTACCTGCGGATTTTGCAGATTACGGCATTGAAGAAGATTATTTAGAGGCAGCAGGTATGGCTGTTGCAATGGATCCAGCAGCACTTACTTTTTCCATACCTCCTGAGATTATAGAGCAAATCGGTTTGAAAGTAATAGGTGCAAGAACAAATGTCTCTAGTACGTAA